GTGTGCACCGTGGGCACCCACGTCGGGTGCCCGCGGATGTCGAGCAGGCTGCCCACCGCGCCGGCGCGCTCGGAGCCGGTCACGTAGACGACGCCCTGCGGGTCGACGTCGATGGCGATCGGGTCGGCGACGAGTCCCTCGGGCGCCCACGGCGTGGCGACGAGCCCACCGATCGCCTGCACGCTCACCGCGCGCTGCGCCGAGTCGGCGAGCTTGCGCTGCTCGGCCGCCGTCAGGCGAACGAGCTTCGGCGGGCGCGTCGTCGCGCGGCGGTTGGCGGGCGGTTGCGTCGCCGCGAGGGCGAGGAGGGCGAGGAGCGGCGTGAGACGCATGAGACGGTGGCTCGCTGGTGTTGAACCGGAGAGAGGGGTCGGGACTCGGGACTCGGGACTCGGGACTCGGGACTCGGGGCCTAACGAGTCCCGAGTCCCGAGTCCCGAGTCCCGAGTCCCGAATCCCGCCCCCTCTCTGTCGTTCAATTGTACAGTCGGCGCAGTCCTTTGTAAGGACTCGCCGCGCTCACCCACGCAGCGCTTCCGTCGGGTCCACGCCCATCGCTCGACGCGCGGGCACCAGGCTCGCCAACACCGCGACGCCGAGCAGCACCGCGCACACGCCGCCCAACGTCGGCAGATCCACCGGCGACACGCCGACGAGCATCGCCCGGATCGCGCGCGCCACCAGCACCGAGCCGACGAGCCCCGCCGCGAGCCCCGCGCCGCACATCCGCAGCCCCTCGCGCAGCACGAGCCCCAGCACCGTGCGCCGCTCGGCGCCTAACGCCATGCGCAGGCCGAGCTCGAACGCGCGCTGCGAGACGCCGTACGAGATCACCCCGTACGTGCCGACGCCGGCGAGCAGCAGCGCGAGCGCCGCGAACGCGGACAGCAGCGCGGTGCTGAAGCGCCGGCTCGCCACCGACGTCGCGACCACGTCGTTCAGCGTGCGGATCTCCGACACCGGCGCCGTCGGCTCGAGCTCGCGCACCGCGGCGCGCAGGGCGGGCGCGAGGCGCGCCGGGTCGCCCGAGGTGCGCAGCAGGATCGCCATCGCGCGAGGCACGAAGTACGCGCTCTGCGCCGCCTGCGCGTGCGGGAAGTACATCGTCTGCTCCGGCGTGTCGTCGAAGCCGTGCGAGCGGATGTCGCCCACCACGCCGACGACGGTCACGAGCGGCGACTCGCGGCTGAGCTGGAAGCGGCGCCCGACGGCGTCCTGCCCCGGCCACGCGAGCTTCGCGAACCGCTCGCTCACGATCGCCACCAGCGGCGCGCCGGCGGCATCGGCCGTCGTGAAGTCGCGCCCCGCGAGCAGCGGCAGCCCGATCGCCGCGAGGTAGCCCGGCGTCGCCTGCTGCGGCACCGCGGACGGCCACCGCCCGTCGGGGTAGTTGCCCCCCTCCGGCTGGAAGCCCCACAGCCCCCCCGCGTCCACCACCGGCAGCCACCCCGACGCGCCCACCGCGCGCACGCCCGGCACGGCGCGCAGCCGCTCGATGAGGCGCGAGAAGAACGCCGCGGTGCGCGCGTCGTCGTAGTCGCGCCGCGAGATCGACACCTTCGCCGTGAGCACCCCCTGCGGCACGAAGCCGAGATCGTTCGCGCGCAGATGGGCGAGGCTGCGCAGCAGCATGCCGGCGCCGGAGAGCATGACGACGGCGAGCGCCACCTCCGCCGCGACGAGCGCCCGCCGCGCGCCCGCCGACGTGGTCTGCGGCCCGGTCCCCCTGCCCCCTTCCTTCAGCGTCGCGGCGGCATCGGGCGCGAGCCGCCACGCCGGCACGAGGCCGATGAGCAGCCCCGTTGCCGCGACGATGCCCAACGTGAACAGCGCCACGCGCCAGTCGAGACCGATCGCGGCGACGCGCGGCAGCCCGTCCGGCGCCGCGGCGCGCAGCAGCCGCGTCAGCCCCCACGCCCCCGCCGCGCCGACCACGCCGCCGAGCACCGCGAGCACGAGGCTCTCCGTGAGCAGCTGCGTCACCAGCCGACGCGTCGACGCGCCGAGCGCGTTGCGCAGCGCCATCTCCTTGCGCCGCGACTCGCCGCGCGCGAGCAGCAGGTTGCCCACGTTCGCGCAGGCGATGAGCAGCACGAAGCCCACGGCGCCGAGCAGCGCGAGCAGGTACGGGCGCGTGGGCCCGACGAGCTGCTCGCGCACACCTTCCATGTGGGGCAGCAGCGGCTTCGCGGGGTCGAAGTGCTGCGGCTCGTCGCGCATGATGCGCCGGTCGAGCGCGGTCGCCTCCCGCATCGCCTGCTCGATCGTCGCGCCGGCCCGCAGACGCCCGACCATGAACAGGAAGTGATTCGTACGCCCGTTCACGCTGTCGGGG
This DNA window, taken from Gemmatirosa kalamazoonensis, encodes the following:
- a CDS encoding ABC transporter permease; this encodes MSVEARIARALLRLYPAEFRRRWGRAMAEFHHDRLRHARALGEPRVLVWLRIVVDTALSALAERLRARKIVPLHRPPEDPIVRTLLQDARFALRDLVRRPAFTAVVLATLALGVGANAAIFSVVNGVLLRPLPYPHAERVVAFGHEPPHWLAAPQDFLDYRRELRSFEKLAAYTRREDTLTGEGDPERVRFVPATEDFFPLLGVAPLLGRTFLPEEFQGDAEHPSTVAVLSHALWKRRFGGDRSIIGKSIHVNGLPRTVVGVMPAHFDFPEARTDMWGPMPPPRPDSVNGRTNHFLFMVGRLRAGATIEQAMREATALDRRIMRDEPQHFDPAKPLLPHMEGVREQLVGPTRPYLLALLGAVGFVLLIACANVGNLLLARGESRRKEMALRNALGASTRRLVTQLLTESLVLAVLGGVVGAAGAWGLTRLLRAAAPDGLPRVAAIGLDWRVALFTLGIVAATGLLIGLVPAWRLAPDAAATLKEGGRGTGPQTTSAGARRALVAAEVALAVVMLSGAGMLLRSLAHLRANDLGFVPQGVLTAKVSISRRDYDDARTAAFFSRLIERLRAVPGVRAVGASGWLPVVDAGGLWGFQPEGGNYPDGRWPSAVPQQATPGYLAAIGLPLLAGRDFTTADAAGAPLVAIVSERFAKLAWPGQDAVGRRFQLSRESPLVTVVGVVGDIRSHGFDDTPEQTMYFPHAQAAQSAYFVPRAMAILLRTSGDPARLAPALRAAVRELEPTAPVSEIRTLNDVVATSVASRRFSTALLSAFAALALLLAGVGTYGVISYGVSQRAFELGLRMALGAERRTVLGLVLREGLRMCGAGLAAGLVGSVLVARAIRAMLVGVSPVDLPTLGGVCAVLLGVAVLASLVPARRAMGVDPTEALRG